The following are encoded together in the Mesoterricola sediminis genome:
- a CDS encoding MurR/RpiR family transcriptional regulator has protein sequence MARLQDARGLSSSQRRIADCILARMGDAAFWGVEEMAEHSQSSVATVVRFAQKLGYSGFLELRQALVAQARKRDKSGERLFQAPEEAAATLLEVARRDVANIEQMVHGVNEALLQEVVRSLKSARHRVAVGRGVSAIMAGQLAYLLTQAGLPTVEGSPADFAAQASNLDAGDLLIAFSFHPYSTETLDAAAYARKKGIRILAFTDKLGAPIARLADATLPVAGENLLYSHSLAAFSVLSHGIATALAASEREEAIRRVREADRVAKPQFVKDA, from the coding sequence GTGGCAAGGCTCCAGGATGCGCGGGGGCTTTCCTCCAGCCAGCGGCGAATCGCCGATTGCATCCTGGCCCGCATGGGGGACGCCGCCTTCTGGGGGGTGGAGGAGATGGCGGAACACAGCCAGAGCAGCGTGGCCACCGTGGTGCGCTTCGCCCAGAAGCTCGGCTATTCCGGCTTCCTCGAACTCCGGCAGGCCCTGGTCGCCCAGGCCCGCAAGCGGGACAAGAGCGGTGAGCGCCTCTTCCAGGCGCCGGAGGAGGCCGCGGCGACCCTCCTGGAGGTGGCGCGCCGCGACGTGGCCAACATCGAGCAGATGGTCCACGGGGTGAACGAAGCCCTGCTCCAGGAAGTGGTGCGGAGCCTCAAGTCCGCGCGCCACCGGGTGGCGGTGGGCCGGGGCGTGTCCGCCATCATGGCGGGCCAGTTGGCCTACCTGCTGACCCAGGCGGGTCTGCCGACGGTGGAGGGCAGCCCTGCGGACTTCGCCGCCCAGGCCTCCAACCTGGACGCGGGCGATCTGCTCATCGCCTTCAGCTTCCACCCCTATTCCACGGAGACCCTGGACGCGGCCGCCTACGCCCGCAAGAAGGGCATCCGCATCCTGGCCTTCACCGACAAGCTGGGGGCGCCCATCGCGCGCCTGGCCGACGCGACCCTGCCGGTGGCGGGCGAGAACCTGCTGTATTCGCACAGCCTGGCCGCCTTCTCCGTGCTCTCCCACGGCATCGCCACCGCCCTGGCGGCCTCGGAGCGCGAGGAGGCCATCCGGCGCGTGCGCGAGGCGGACCGGGTGGCCAAGCCCCAGTTCGTCAAAGACGCGTAA
- a CDS encoding tetratricopeptide repeat-containing S1 family peptidase: protein MRLPWILALSASVLLAQPAPGPASPQPAPLDRMARSLVRIRAEVAPGRYQQGSGVVVASGQVVTNAHVVKNAYRIVAFQGDRVWEASALCIAPDRDLVILRLPGLLLPVAEPAPAERVRAGEAVVAVGFGGGPVLGQERGRITALWSFRGSHLIQTNTRNRPGSSGGGLFTEDGYLLGITTFNVPVAEAMDFAVPADWVLSLVRGRGEDAPLACPAIVEDRLLMDFTDLMGEDPRNQAHWEALTRAWVAGSPRDAAGWYARGTALDTRYRAHPEDAALLGAVMEAYQRAVDLDPRYTKAWNNLGSALDSLNRFAEAQTAFRRALAARPDYGLAWLNLGASLLNSGRLQEAIPALEQGLALQGDHAESWARLAYCEASLGRGKAAVAHYRVALRYAPYRLEWWADIRRVSLQAGDKATAKEAEGHLRLRSPSQNGTGS from the coding sequence ATGCGCCTTCCCTGGATCCTGGCGCTGAGCGCCTCCGTCCTGCTGGCGCAGCCCGCGCCGGGACCGGCTTCCCCCCAGCCAGCCCCCCTGGACCGCATGGCCCGGAGCCTCGTGCGGATCCGGGCGGAGGTCGCGCCCGGACGGTACCAGCAGGGCAGCGGCGTGGTCGTGGCGTCCGGGCAGGTCGTCACCAATGCCCATGTGGTGAAGAATGCCTACCGCATCGTCGCCTTCCAGGGGGACCGCGTCTGGGAGGCCAGCGCCCTGTGCATCGCCCCGGACCGGGACCTGGTCATCCTCCGCCTGCCGGGATTGCTCCTCCCTGTGGCTGAACCGGCGCCCGCGGAGCGGGTCCGGGCGGGCGAGGCGGTGGTGGCGGTGGGCTTCGGCGGCGGGCCCGTCCTGGGCCAGGAGCGGGGGCGCATCACGGCCCTCTGGTCCTTCCGCGGGAGCCACCTCATCCAGACGAACACGCGTAACCGGCCCGGCAGCAGTGGCGGCGGCCTGTTCACGGAGGACGGCTACCTGCTGGGGATCACCACGTTCAACGTGCCGGTGGCCGAGGCCATGGATTTCGCCGTGCCCGCCGACTGGGTCCTCTCCCTGGTTCGCGGGCGCGGGGAGGACGCCCCCCTGGCCTGCCCGGCCATCGTGGAAGACCGGCTGCTCATGGACTTCACGGACCTCATGGGGGAGGATCCCCGGAACCAGGCGCACTGGGAGGCCTTGACCCGGGCCTGGGTGGCGGGCTCCCCCCGCGACGCGGCCGGCTGGTATGCCCGGGGCACCGCCCTGGACACCCGCTACCGGGCCCACCCGGAGGACGCCGCCCTCCTCGGGGCGGTCATGGAGGCCTACCAGCGCGCCGTGGACCTGGACCCCCGCTACACCAAGGCCTGGAACAACCTGGGCTCCGCCCTCGATTCCCTCAACCGCTTCGCCGAGGCCCAGACGGCGTTCCGGCGCGCGCTCGCCGCCCGCCCCGACTACGGACTGGCCTGGCTCAACCTGGGGGCGAGCCTCCTCAACAGCGGGCGCCTCCAGGAGGCCATCCCCGCCCTGGAGCAGGGACTCGCCCTCCAGGGCGACCACGCGGAGAGCTGGGCCCGCCTGGCCTACTGCGAGGCGAGCCTGGGCCGGGGGAAGGCGGCCGTGGCGCACTACCGGGTGGCCCTCCGCTATGCCCCCTACCGCCTGGAGTGGTGGGCCGACATCCGGCGCGTGAGCCTACAAGCTGGCGACAAGGCCACCGCGAAGGAGGCCGAGGGGCACTTGCGGCTCAGAAGCCCGTCCCAGAACGGGACCGGCTCCTGA
- a CDS encoding putative bifunctional diguanylate cyclase/phosphodiesterase: protein MAHEEPQRPPARPFGGRDGAACSLPLLLAAPAGTLAGILVLTLLCLAVFAFFMIRDLLRARAAILRERELRRSAEEELRAYVDLLPIGVVTIDASGRMALANRRAPALLGLSLEKMMALDWTRPALSIIDGDGDGLEDDELPWNRALSCGRKITGIVLGVEREDSGEWAWISVSAQPRSDVAGAVAEVICTLEDVTQQKTTEAELTLHHLRDSLTSLPNRALFMERLSRAILRSDRRKFFSAVLFLDLDRFKVVNDSLSHEAGDKLLVQVANRLRGCLRPEDTVARLGGDEFAVLFEDILSVNDGINVADRIAQGFVQPFTLNGQEVFTTCSMGIAISTGSDTIPAELLRDAEVAMYRAKAKGEGSIEIFDPSMNAQALARFHMDADLRRALERNEFVLHYQPVVGLRTGRIEGFEALVRWRHPERGMVPPLEFIPLAEETGLIVPLGKWVLEEACRQAGEWRRKFPTGQPRLMNVNISARQFQHRDLIHTVLGALHAADLEPGSLKLEITESIMMRDPEASLEAMKVFRSMDIHLVVDDFGTGYSSLGYLKRFPVDTLKIDKSFVEGIGRDPESSAIVAAVISLARSLGMRVTAEGIETQEQMQHLQRLHCDQGQGYHFSRPLPPEAAEALLAQDPRWPGSSFSQ, encoded by the coding sequence ATGGCCCACGAGGAACCCCAGCGACCACCGGCACGCCCCTTCGGGGGGCGGGATGGCGCCGCGTGTTCCCTTCCCCTGCTGCTGGCGGCCCCGGCCGGGACGTTGGCGGGCATCCTGGTCCTGACCCTGCTCTGCCTCGCCGTCTTCGCCTTCTTCATGATCCGGGATCTGCTCCGCGCGAGGGCCGCCATCCTGCGGGAGCGCGAGCTCCGACGGTCCGCGGAGGAGGAGCTGCGCGCCTATGTGGACCTGCTCCCCATCGGCGTGGTCACCATCGACGCCTCCGGGCGCATGGCCCTCGCCAACCGCCGGGCCCCGGCCCTGCTGGGCCTGAGTCTGGAGAAGATGATGGCCCTGGACTGGACGCGCCCCGCCCTTTCCATCATCGACGGCGACGGGGACGGCCTGGAGGATGACGAACTGCCCTGGAACCGGGCCCTGTCCTGCGGACGGAAGATCACCGGCATCGTCCTGGGCGTCGAGCGCGAGGACAGCGGCGAGTGGGCCTGGATCTCCGTGTCCGCCCAGCCCCGGAGCGACGTGGCCGGCGCCGTGGCGGAGGTCATCTGCACCCTCGAGGACGTGACGCAGCAGAAGACCACCGAGGCGGAGCTGACCCTCCACCACCTGAGGGACAGCCTCACCAGCCTGCCCAACCGGGCCCTCTTCATGGAGCGCCTCTCCCGGGCCATCCTCCGCAGCGACCGCCGGAAGTTCTTCTCCGCCGTCCTCTTCCTCGACCTCGACCGGTTCAAGGTGGTGAACGACAGCCTCAGCCACGAGGCGGGGGACAAGCTCCTGGTCCAGGTGGCCAACCGCCTCCGGGGCTGCCTGCGGCCCGAGGACACCGTCGCGCGCCTGGGCGGCGACGAGTTCGCCGTGCTGTTCGAGGACATCCTGTCCGTGAACGACGGCATCAACGTGGCCGACCGCATCGCCCAGGGCTTCGTCCAGCCCTTCACCCTGAACGGGCAGGAGGTCTTCACCACCTGCAGCATGGGCATCGCCATCAGCACCGGGTCCGACACGATCCCGGCCGAACTCCTGCGGGACGCCGAGGTGGCCATGTACCGGGCCAAGGCCAAGGGGGAGGGCTCCATCGAGATCTTCGATCCGAGCATGAACGCCCAGGCCCTGGCGCGGTTCCACATGGACGCCGACCTGCGCCGGGCGCTGGAGCGGAACGAGTTCGTGCTCCACTACCAGCCCGTCGTGGGGCTCCGCACCGGCCGCATCGAGGGTTTCGAGGCCCTCGTGCGCTGGCGGCACCCCGAGCGGGGCATGGTGCCGCCCCTGGAGTTCATCCCCCTCGCGGAGGAGACGGGCCTGATCGTGCCCCTGGGCAAGTGGGTGCTCGAGGAGGCCTGCCGCCAGGCCGGCGAATGGCGCCGCAAGTTCCCCACCGGCCAGCCCCGGCTCATGAACGTGAACATCTCCGCCCGCCAGTTCCAGCACCGGGACCTCATCCACACGGTCCTGGGGGCCCTCCACGCCGCCGACCTGGAGCCCGGAAGCCTGAAGCTGGAGATCACCGAAAGCATCATGATGCGGGACCCCGAGGCCTCCCTGGAGGCCATGAAGGTGTTTCGGAGCATGGACATCCACCTGGTGGTGGACGACTTCGGGACGGGCTACTCGAGCCTGGGCTACCTGAAGCGCTTCCCCGTGGACACCCTGAAGATCGACAAGAGTTTCGTGGAAGGGATCGGCCGGGACCCGGAAAGTTCCGCCATCGTGGCCGCCGTCATCTCCCTGGCCCGCTCCCTGGGCATGCGCGTGACGGCGGAAGGCATTGAGACGCAGGAGCAAATGCAGCATCTGCAGCGGTTGCACTGCGACCAAGGCCAGGGCTACCACTTCTCGCGGCCCCTCCCCCCGGAGGCGGCGGAAGCCCTCCTGGCCCAGGACCCGCGCTGGCCGGGTTCATCTTTTTCTCAATGA
- the moaA gene encoding GTP 3',8-cyclase MoaA — protein MKVSDSLDRPLRALRISVTDRCNFRCPYCMPRDRFGADFAFLDRKEVLTFEEIIRLARVFVSAGVEKVRLTGGEPLLRHGLPTLVAGIAGVPGIRDVALTTNGSLLAPQARALREAGLHRLTVSLDSLDPGRFAELSDSTVPLAQVLAGLEAASEAGFRPVKLNCVLRRGVNEEDILPLAAFARERGHTLRFIEYMDAGTGNGWRLDQVVPAREVAARVSARWPLARRACPKGNCVAQHWVYADGAGELGLIASVTEPFCRGCDRARLSASGVLYTCLFAAQGLDLKGPLRAGASDADLRALIAEGWRRRDDRYSERRTEGTAGLPKVEMFHIGG, from the coding sequence ATGAAGGTCTCGGATTCACTGGATCGGCCCCTGCGGGCCCTGCGCATCTCGGTCACCGACCGATGCAATTTCCGGTGCCCATACTGCATGCCCCGGGACAGGTTCGGCGCGGACTTCGCGTTCCTGGATCGGAAGGAAGTCCTCACCTTCGAAGAAATCATACGCCTGGCGCGCGTCTTTGTCTCGGCGGGGGTTGAGAAGGTCCGCCTGACCGGGGGGGAGCCCCTCCTCCGCCACGGCCTGCCCACCCTCGTCGCCGGGATCGCCGGGGTGCCCGGCATCCGGGATGTGGCCCTCACGACAAACGGCTCATTGCTTGCGCCCCAGGCCCGCGCCCTGCGCGAGGCGGGCCTGCACCGGCTCACCGTGAGCCTGGATTCCCTGGATCCGGGCCGCTTCGCCGAGCTGTCGGATTCGACGGTCCCCCTCGCCCAGGTGCTGGCGGGCCTGGAGGCCGCGTCGGAGGCGGGTTTCCGGCCCGTCAAGCTGAACTGCGTCCTGCGCCGGGGGGTCAACGAGGAGGACATCCTGCCCCTGGCCGCCTTCGCGCGGGAGCGGGGCCACACCCTCCGGTTCATCGAATACATGGACGCCGGGACGGGAAACGGCTGGCGCCTGGACCAGGTGGTGCCGGCCCGGGAGGTGGCGGCCCGGGTCTCGGCGCGCTGGCCCCTGGCGCGCCGGGCCTGCCCGAAGGGCAACTGCGTGGCCCAGCACTGGGTCTACGCCGACGGGGCGGGGGAGCTGGGACTCATCGCCTCCGTGACCGAACCCTTCTGCCGGGGCTGCGACCGGGCCCGGTTGTCCGCGTCGGGGGTCCTGTACACGTGCCTCTTCGCGGCCCAGGGGCTGGACCTCAAGGGCCCCCTGCGGGCGGGGGCCTCGGACGCCGATCTGCGGGCCCTCATCGCGGAGGGCTGGCGTCGGCGCGACGACCGCTACTCGGAACGGCGCACGGAAGGAACGGCCGGTCTGCCCAAAGTTGAGATGTTCCACATCGGCGGATGA
- a CDS encoding HU family DNA-binding protein produces MIKIDIAGTLMQTLPVSKATALQVVDLLTDRMKKALLEGHRIEIRGFGVFEPRPRKRGMGRNIKTGASVDIPKGRSIRFKPGKDLRDINAE; encoded by the coding sequence ATGATCAAGATCGATATCGCCGGAACCCTCATGCAGACGCTGCCCGTGTCCAAGGCCACGGCCCTGCAGGTTGTTGATCTTCTCACCGACCGCATGAAGAAGGCCCTGCTGGAGGGGCACCGCATCGAGATCCGGGGGTTCGGCGTGTTCGAGCCGCGCCCGCGCAAGCGCGGCATGGGGCGCAACATCAAGACCGGCGCCAGCGTGGACATCCCCAAGGGCCGCAGCATCCGCTTCAAGCCCGGCAAGGACCTGCGCGACATCAACGCCGAGTAG
- the recA gene encoding recombinase RecA: protein MATANEQDDRLKVLNRTLADIERSFGKGAIMKLGDTLNMDGIDVISTGSISLDAALGVGGVPKGRVVEVYGPEASGKTTLALHMVAQAQKKGGLAAYIDAEHALDPDYARKLGVDIDNLFISQPDSGEQALEICDQLVRSGALDIIVVDSVAALVPKAEIDGEMGEMQVGLQARLMSQALRKMTASISRTNTCVVFINQIRMKIGVMFGNPETTTGGNALKFYASVRLDVRSIQSIKGNTGDPLVAAKDEDSSVIGKKTKVKVVKNKVAPPLKVATFDIMYGEGISRTSELVELGTQLEIIQKSGSWYSYKDSRLGQGAENVKKLFADNPELADEVEGLIRAKVGLRA from the coding sequence ATGGCCACCGCCAATGAGCAGGACGACCGTCTCAAAGTTTTGAACCGCACCCTGGCGGACATCGAACGGTCCTTCGGCAAGGGCGCCATCATGAAGCTCGGCGACACCCTGAACATGGATGGCATCGACGTCATCTCCACGGGCTCCATCTCCCTGGACGCGGCCCTGGGCGTCGGCGGCGTTCCCAAGGGCCGGGTGGTCGAGGTCTACGGCCCCGAGGCCAGCGGCAAGACGACCTTGGCCCTCCACATGGTGGCCCAGGCCCAGAAGAAGGGCGGCCTGGCCGCCTACATCGACGCGGAGCACGCCCTCGATCCCGATTACGCCCGCAAGCTGGGCGTCGACATCGACAACCTCTTCATCAGCCAGCCCGACAGCGGCGAGCAGGCCCTGGAGATCTGCGACCAGCTGGTGCGCAGCGGCGCCCTCGACATCATCGTCGTGGACTCCGTCGCCGCCCTCGTGCCCAAGGCCGAGATCGACGGCGAGATGGGCGAGATGCAGGTGGGCCTCCAGGCGCGCCTCATGAGCCAGGCCCTCCGGAAGATGACGGCCTCCATCAGCCGCACCAACACCTGCGTCGTGTTCATCAACCAGATCCGCATGAAGATCGGCGTCATGTTCGGCAACCCCGAGACGACGACCGGCGGCAACGCCCTCAAGTTCTACGCCTCGGTCCGCCTCGACGTGCGGAGCATCCAGAGCATCAAGGGCAACACCGGCGATCCCCTGGTGGCGGCCAAGGACGAGGATTCCTCCGTCATCGGCAAGAAGACGAAGGTCAAGGTGGTGAAGAACAAGGTGGCGCCGCCCCTCAAGGTGGCGACCTTCGACATCATGTATGGCGAGGGCATCAGCCGCACCTCCGAGCTCGTCGAGCTCGGCACCCAGCTGGAGATCATCCAGAAGAGCGGCTCCTGGTACAGCTACAAGGATTCCCGCCTGGGCCAGGGCGCCGAGAACGTGAAGAAGCTCTTCGCCGACAACCCCGAACTGGCCGACGAGGTGGAAGGCCTCATCCGGGCCAAGGTCGGGCTTCGCGCCTGA
- a CDS encoding NFACT RNA binding domain-containing protein — translation MDAPLLLALAHARRLAGEGAIQGVWCGPRALGLQWAPDRRGGLDPGLAWVFLLNPAPELWLLHERDEACVQLKAEARGDLSRRWALELKGARLTEVEGDPRERWVGLVFRRRAVTGRIEATRLAFQAFPGRAGVRLDGLDLNPARIGLGQPFPPTAPEPRGEPPAFLRWREAFGERLLAALGGELPEVLPGEGPLLVRHRAWSLARAEKLILAPRQARTDRKLVAERKRLERYREALAEDRARHTRALELRPRAQALAAELYRLKGRAGEVELTDGTRLRLPDGQRAEETAQRWFTAVKRAERGLERVADLEQELQRQFRDLARREAAPPPLEKAPLKERKGMDSKPPKEAKRADGKGRAYRSVMVDGFEVLIGKGDADNDQLTFKVGAPLDLWLHVAGTPGSHVIVRNPDRLSDFPRPVVERAAELAAFFSKARDGGKVEVHYCRVADVSKPRGFPPGKVLLKTWKSVRVYPKE, via the coding sequence ATGGACGCGCCGCTCCTCCTCGCCCTCGCCCACGCCCGCCGCCTGGCCGGCGAAGGCGCCATCCAGGGGGTCTGGTGCGGCCCCCGCGCCCTGGGCCTCCAGTGGGCCCCGGACCGCCGGGGCGGGCTGGACCCGGGCCTGGCCTGGGTCTTCCTGCTCAACCCCGCCCCGGAGCTGTGGCTCCTCCACGAGCGGGACGAGGCCTGCGTCCAGCTCAAGGCCGAGGCCCGGGGGGACCTGTCGCGGCGGTGGGCCCTGGAGCTGAAGGGCGCCCGCCTCACCGAGGTGGAGGGGGACCCCCGGGAGCGCTGGGTGGGCCTGGTCTTCCGCCGGCGCGCCGTCACCGGCCGCATCGAGGCCACCCGCCTGGCCTTCCAGGCCTTCCCTGGCCGGGCCGGAGTCCGACTGGACGGCCTGGACCTCAACCCCGCCCGCATCGGCCTGGGCCAGCCCTTCCCGCCCACCGCGCCGGAACCGCGGGGGGAGCCGCCGGCCTTCCTCCGGTGGCGGGAGGCGTTCGGGGAGCGGCTTCTGGCCGCCCTGGGCGGGGAGCTTCCGGAGGTGCTGCCCGGCGAAGGGCCCCTCCTCGTCCGCCATCGCGCCTGGAGCCTCGCCCGGGCCGAGAAGCTCATCCTGGCCCCCCGCCAGGCCCGCACCGACCGGAAGCTGGTGGCGGAGCGGAAGCGGCTGGAGCGCTACCGGGAGGCCCTTGCCGAGGACCGGGCCCGCCACACCCGGGCCCTGGAGCTCCGGCCCCGGGCCCAGGCCCTCGCCGCCGAGCTGTACCGCCTGAAGGGGCGCGCCGGCGAGGTTGAGCTCACCGACGGTACCCGGCTACGCTTGCCCGATGGGCAGCGCGCGGAGGAAACGGCCCAGCGCTGGTTCACCGCCGTCAAGCGGGCCGAACGCGGCCTCGAGCGGGTCGCGGATCTGGAGCAGGAACTCCAGCGGCAGTTCCGGGACCTGGCGCGGCGGGAGGCCGCGCCCCCGCCCCTGGAGAAGGCGCCCCTGAAGGAAAGGAAAGGCATGGACAGCAAGCCCCCCAAGGAAGCCAAGCGCGCCGACGGCAAAGGCCGCGCCTACCGGAGCGTGATGGTGGACGGCTTCGAGGTGCTGATCGGCAAGGGCGACGCGGACAACGACCAGCTGACCTTCAAGGTGGGCGCGCCCCTGGACCTCTGGCTCCACGTGGCCGGCACCCCCGGCAGCCACGTGATCGTGCGCAACCCGGACCGCCTCTCCGACTTCCCCCGCCCCGTGGTGGAGCGCGCGGCGGAACTCGCGGCCTTCTTCAGCAAGGCCCGGGACGGCGGCAAGGTGGAGGTCCACTACTGCCGCGTGGCGGACGTCTCGAAGCCCCGCGGGTTCCCGCCGGGCAAGGTGCTCCTGAAGACCTGGAAGAGCGTCCGCGTCTATCCGAAGGAATAG
- a CDS encoding ATP-binding protein, translating to MDFHPVLARHLAGLQAGGMTLPDGPAWDGFLRDLDARLFASDAQTSDLNRLQALVNHLREVLFQIDREGCWSFLNPAWRTLTGFDVEESLGQPFLGHMHPLDKGRYLNMLTYAMETGGDTVHGEFQFRTREGKYFWVEMYTRITTDGEGQVIGVSGTMNDITERRLHQAALNTLTSRLQALIENIQGAVLVETENRSIALLNEPFCRMFDIPVAPRLLTDSDATELLDMALPAFQFPQDFLELQASLMAERRVSTGLEVPLADGRVLSMDFVPIEAGDEALFGHFWLFTDITERKRSEAQLAQAALDMEMKNWELSQARDEAVQLAGLKSEFLANMSHEIRTPMNGVIGMTELLLNTTLSGEQMDYATTIRASAGTLLRLINDILDFSKIEAGKLELERIGFDLQGLLDDLLAILGFKAHGKGVELATWVQGTVPPRLVGDPVRLRQVLSNLTDNALKFTAEGSVVIRVRLEASDEAGVTLRFEVRDTGIGLAPEVAARLFQSFYQGDSSTTRKYGGTGLGLAICKRIAELMGGGIGVDSVPGEGSVFWFTARFALQEGSQGHGLPGADFRFFLAGLPAATEEVLDGQLREWGYACRRIEAGPAGVAVLREACAGAAERSLLVFGAEGGLSEAMLGFLQAVREAPDLAGLRLVMAHSLYEKEEARRPTSLPISEFLPLPMRKTHLKALLDRNLDTLEPPVVAEAAPPAEGRASAARLLVTEDNAVNQKVALAILKKLGFTAELASNGREAVEKVQAGTYDLVFMDCQMPEMDGFQATRAIRELEAGGRRTPIIAMTANAMQGDRERCLEAGMDDYVPKPITIVDLKAALGRWVGPLDGAQPEG from the coding sequence ATGGACTTCCACCCCGTTCTCGCCCGGCATCTGGCCGGCCTTCAGGCCGGCGGCATGACGCTGCCCGATGGACCGGCCTGGGACGGCTTCCTCCGGGACCTGGATGCGCGCCTGTTCGCGTCGGACGCCCAGACAAGCGACCTGAACCGCCTCCAGGCCCTGGTGAACCACCTGCGGGAGGTGCTCTTCCAGATCGACCGGGAGGGCTGCTGGTCCTTCCTGAACCCCGCCTGGCGGACCCTCACGGGCTTCGACGTGGAGGAGAGCCTCGGCCAGCCCTTCCTCGGCCACATGCACCCCCTGGACAAGGGCCGCTACCTCAACATGCTGACCTACGCCATGGAGACGGGGGGCGACACCGTCCACGGCGAGTTCCAGTTCCGCACCCGCGAGGGCAAGTACTTCTGGGTGGAGATGTACACCCGCATCACCACCGACGGCGAAGGCCAGGTGATCGGCGTCTCGGGGACGATGAACGACATCACGGAGCGCAGGCTCCACCAGGCCGCCCTGAACACGCTGACCTCGCGCCTCCAGGCCCTCATCGAGAACATCCAGGGCGCCGTGCTCGTGGAGACGGAGAACCGCAGCATCGCCCTCCTCAACGAGCCCTTCTGCCGCATGTTCGACATCCCCGTCGCGCCCCGGCTGCTCACGGACAGCGACGCCACGGAGCTGCTCGACATGGCCCTGCCGGCCTTCCAGTTCCCCCAGGACTTCCTCGAGCTCCAGGCCAGCCTCATGGCCGAGCGCCGCGTGAGCACGGGCCTGGAGGTTCCCCTCGCGGACGGGCGCGTCCTCTCCATGGACTTCGTGCCCATCGAGGCCGGGGACGAGGCCCTCTTCGGCCACTTCTGGCTCTTCACCGACATCACGGAGCGCAAGCGCAGCGAGGCCCAGCTCGCCCAGGCCGCCCTCGACATGGAGATGAAGAACTGGGAGCTCAGCCAGGCCCGGGACGAGGCCGTGCAGCTGGCGGGCCTGAAGTCCGAGTTCCTCGCCAACATGAGCCACGAGATCCGCACGCCCATGAACGGCGTCATCGGCATGACGGAGCTGCTCCTGAACACGACGCTGTCCGGCGAGCAGATGGACTACGCCACCACCATCCGCGCCAGCGCCGGCACCCTGCTCCGCCTCATCAACGACATCCTGGACTTCTCCAAGATCGAGGCCGGGAAGCTGGAGCTGGAGCGCATCGGCTTCGACCTCCAGGGGCTCCTGGACGACCTCCTCGCCATCCTCGGCTTCAAGGCCCACGGCAAGGGCGTGGAGCTGGCCACCTGGGTGCAGGGCACCGTCCCGCCCCGCCTCGTGGGCGACCCGGTCCGCCTCCGGCAGGTCCTCTCGAACCTCACGGACAACGCGCTGAAGTTCACCGCCGAGGGCTCCGTGGTCATCCGGGTGCGCCTCGAGGCGTCCGACGAGGCCGGGGTCACCCTGCGCTTCGAGGTCCGGGACACGGGGATCGGCCTCGCCCCGGAGGTCGCCGCCCGCCTCTTCCAGTCCTTCTACCAGGGGGACTCCTCCACCACGCGCAAGTACGGCGGGACCGGCCTGGGCCTGGCCATCTGCAAGCGCATCGCGGAGCTCATGGGCGGCGGCATCGGCGTCGACAGCGTCCCCGGCGAGGGGAGCGTCTTCTGGTTCACGGCCCGGTTCGCCCTCCAGGAGGGTTCCCAGGGGCACGGGCTTCCCGGCGCCGACTTCCGCTTCTTCCTGGCCGGCCTGCCCGCGGCCACGGAGGAGGTGCTCGACGGCCAGCTCCGGGAGTGGGGCTACGCCTGCCGGCGCATCGAGGCCGGGCCCGCGGGCGTCGCGGTCCTCCGCGAGGCCTGCGCGGGCGCCGCGGAGCGGAGCCTCCTGGTGTTCGGGGCCGAGGGCGGCCTGTCGGAGGCGATGCTCGGCTTCCTCCAGGCCGTGCGGGAGGCGCCGGACCTGGCCGGCCTCAGGCTGGTCATGGCCCATTCCCTCTACGAGAAGGAGGAGGCCCGCAGGCCGACCTCCCTGCCCATCTCCGAATTCCTGCCGCTGCCCATGCGGAAGACCCACCTCAAGGCCCTCCTCGACCGGAACCTCGACACCCTCGAGCCGCCGGTGGTGGCCGAGGCGGCGCCTCCGGCCGAGGGCCGGGCCTCCGCCGCGCGCCTCCTGGTCACCGAGGACAACGCCGTCAACCAGAAGGTGGCCCTCGCGATCCTGAAGAAGCTCGGCTTCACCGCGGAACTGGCCTCCAACGGCCGGGAGGCGGTGGAGAAGGTGCAGGCGGGGACCTACGATCTGGTCTTCATGGACTGCCAGATGCCCGAGATGGACGGTTTCCAGGCCACCCGCGCGATCCGCGAGCTGGAGGCCGGCGGCCGCCGGACGCCCATCATCGCCATGACGGCCAACGCCATGCAGGGGGATCGGGAGCGATGCCTGGAGGCGGGCATGGACGACTACGTGCCCAAGCCCATCACGATTGTGGATCTCAAGGCCGCCCTGGGACGCTGGGTGGGACCCCTCGACGGGGCGCAACCGGAGGGGTGA